The region CCCCGCGTCTTTGTGAGGAAGTATTATGAAATCCGCTCTATTTATTAGTTCCATTATTGCTGTTGGTTTGGCTATCAGTGTACCTAGCGTTGGGTTTGCTCACGTTGGGCATGGCGATGAATTTCAGGCAGAGGGCGGTGTTCAGCGCGTGCAAGTCAATGCTGAAACCGATCAGATGTTGGGTATTATGGTTACGCCAATTGAGCCAGCCGCAGATGGTAGCGCCGCTGTTATGGTGCCTATCACAGCATTGGTCGATGCTAACGGTAAGCAACTCGTCTTCGTGCAGTATGAGAATTTTTATGAGCCTGTTCCCATCACAACTGGCGCAACTCAGGGCGACCTGATCGAGGTAACTCAAGGATTGTCAGTTGGGGAAAAACTTGTCACTGAAGGAAGTTTGTCGCTCTATGCAGAATCGCGCAAAACTCAAACTGCCAATGCAGCCGCCAGTCCAACCGCAATCGCCTCTCCCCAAACTAGTACAGCCCATGCTCAGGCAGATGCTCAAGGAATCCCTCATAGCCACGATGATGCTGGTAATCTCGTCTCACAGTCTAGTGAAACGACTCCGCAACCGAGCGGATTCCCGATAGGGATTGTAGCCGCAGCCGGTGGTGGAGCAGCGCTGTTGGTAGGGGCGATCGCCTTTATGAGTGGCGGTCGCAAAAAGAAGAACATCTTTTCTAACAAGAAAGGGGGCTTCTAATTTAAGATGTTTAACTCGATTCTAAATCAGACGCTCAAAAACTCGATAGCTCAGCGGTGGTTCATCGTCGTCTGTGCCATTTTAGTGACAGTCTGGGGAGTCTTCAGTGCCACCCAAATGCCGCTAGATGTGTTTCCCGAATTCGCCCCACCCCAAGTCGATATTCACACCGAAGCGACTGGACTCGCTCCAGAGGAAGTAGAGTCGCAAATTACTGTACCGATTGAAAGTGCGGTGAATGGCTTGCCAGGTGTGACAACTGTGCGATCGTCCTCCAAGGTGGGGCTGTCGATGGTGCAAGTGGTGTTTGACCAGGATGCCGATATTTACCAAGCGCGGCAAGCCGTGACAGAACGGCTGCAACAGGTGACAAATCAGCTTCCTGAAGGTGTGCATTCGCCAGAGATTTCACCCCTAGCATCGCCATTGGGCACCATTTTGCAATATGCCTTCACTGTCAATGGACAGGGAAAAACGTCGCTGATGGATCTGCGTCGTTTA is a window of Gloeocapsa sp. PCC 7428 DNA encoding:
- a CDS encoding efflux RND transporter periplasmic adaptor subunit — its product is MKSALFISSIIAVGLAISVPSVGFAHVGHGDEFQAEGGVQRVQVNAETDQMLGIMVTPIEPAADGSAAVMVPITALVDANGKQLVFVQYENFYEPVPITTGATQGDLIEVTQGLSVGEKLVTEGSLSLYAESRKTQTANAAASPTAIASPQTSTAHAQADAQGIPHSHDDAGNLVSQSSETTPQPSGFPIGIVAAAGGGAALLVGAIAFMSGGRKKKNIFSNKKGGF